GCCGTTCACGTTGTTGCCGCGCTGCGTCAAGTGGCCGCGCGTATCGGCGTACGAGAAGTTGCCGCCGAGCGTGAAGTTGTCCGTCAGGTGGTGCGTGGCGTTCAGGCGAACCGTGCCACGGTTGAAGTAGTTGTTCGGCCCGATGAACACGCCCTGGTTGTTGTTGTAGTTGCCCGACAGGTAGAAGGTCGTGCGATCGTTGCCGCCCGACGCGCTGAGCGTGTTGTCGAGGATGTGGCCGGTGTCGAATGCTTCGCTCGCGTGATCGTACGTCGGCGTACCGGCTGGAATCGCCGGGCCCCAGCTGCGCAGGCAGCTCCCCTTGCCGATGTCGTCGCACGTACCGGCGGCCACGTTCTGCAGCCCCTGGCCGAAGCCGCGCTGCAGCGGTTCTTTGCGCGTGACCTGGTCGTTGGAGCCGGACGAGCGCAGCTCGTAGTGCGTCTGCCCAGAGCGGCCGTGCTTCGTCGTGATCAGGATGACACCGTTCGCGGCGCGCGCACCGTAGATCGCCGCGGCGGCCGCGCCCTTGAGAATCTCGATGTTCTCGATGTCGTCCGGATTGATGTCCATCATGCGGTTGGGAGCCGAGGTGCCCTCGAACTCGCCGCCGTTGTCCTGTCCGCCGACGCCGCCGCCGCCCGCGTCGATCGGATTGAAGTTCGTCGTCGAGAAGGTTTCGTTGTTCGCTGGAACGCCGTCGACGACGAATAGCGGCTGCGTCTGCCCGTTGAGGGTGCGCAGACCGCGGATCTGAATCTTCGACGCGGCGCCCGGATCGCCCGCCGATTGGTTCACCACGACGTTGGGCGCCTTCGCCGCCAACGCCTGAACCACGTTCGACTCGTTCGACTTTTGAACGAGGGTCGAGTCGACTTGGTTGCGTACGTTGCCAAGCTTCTCGACTTGCATCGTCGTGCCCGCGCCCGTTACCACGACTTCACCCAGTTGCAGCGGATTCGCTTCGAGCGTGAAGTCCTGCGTGATCGTGCCGGGGTTCAGCGTGACGCGCGCGGTTTTCGGCTTGTAGCCCACGCGTCGCGCCGTGATCGTGACGGCCGCCCGCGTGACACGCGCGCCGGGGACGGTGAACAGATACGTCCCATTGTCTTTCGTCGATCCACCGAGTCCCAACTCTGGGATCGACACTGCCACGCCGGCCAAACCACTGCCGCCTTCACCGGTGACCTTTCCGGTAATCGTCGCGGGCTGCTGCGCCGCGAGCGCGACCGGCACCGCTACTGCGACAGCCCACGAAGCAAGGATGCCGCGGAACGAGAGTGCCATGCCTCCTCCATCGACCGTACTGCTTGGGTGAGTGGCCGATATCGCGATTTGGCGAGCGCGTGCGAAGTCCTTTACTCGAGAATCGCAATTCGGCGCGAGCACGAACCTGCGACCTGCGCGGACCACGAGCGCTACGGGGACGCTCGTCCCACCGGTGGTCCCACCGGCGTCACGCAAACAACCCTGCGAGGTGACAAATCGTCACCCAGAAATTGACAAAACCTCGACGCATATATTATCCAATCCTGATAACTTGGCTAGATCGCGCGCCAATCGTTTCAGATGCGTAAACCGGCCTCGTTTGGGACGGTTCGTCACACGGAAACCGCGCTGACCGTTAGCTGATAGGGACCAATTGATCGGCGCGAGTCGCGGCCGACGACTCGGGCCGCTACGTTCAGCGGCTCGTCGGGATCAAGCGCTCGCGGGCGGCGCGCACAACCGCCGTGTCTCCCAGCTCCGTCGCGAGATCGATCTGGAGCCGCAGCCCCGTCTCTTTGTAACGCGGCCACCCACGGCCGAACGATCGGCGTAACAAGGCCGAGAGGGCGTGGCGCGAGTCGCCGGCCGCGCGGTACTCGCGCGCGACGAGAAGATTCGCATACCGCATGGCGTCGCCCACCGCCGGACCGCTGAGCATTAAGGAATCCAAATGGGCGAGGCGCTCGCGCGCGGTCGGCGCGTTCGACTCGATCGCGATCGCTGCGTCGAGCAGCGTTGCGCACGTGCTCGGGCTCGCGCCGACGGGCACTGGGAACGCCGGCGTGCCGCCGGCGCGCAGCATGGCGAGCGCGTCGCGCGCGCCGCGCACGTCGCCCGTCTCGAGACGCCACTGGCCGACCACGCACGCGTCCGCCAATCGCACCGCACTGTCCGCTACCGACGCGGTACTCGGAGCCCGCAAATGATCGCTCAGCGCGTCCGCTTCACGACGCGCCGACACCGGCACGTCGCCGGAGTACAGCGCATCGAGCACGCGGAGTCGAAGGCCGGCGTGCAATCCCGGCGGAAACGACTCGAGGTCGCGCGCGATCGCGTTCGCCGCGACACGATCGCCGCGATTCAGCGCGCGGCTGTGGCGCGCCAGCGCGACGTCTACGCGCTCGCCGTCGGTGATCGCCCGCCGCGCGAGGATTTCGATCGCCCGGTCGCCATCGGGCACGTCGATGCCGTCGAACTGCGACGTCATCGCGATGTTCCGCAGCGCGCCGCTCGGCGCGTCGCCAAGATGCGCGCGGACACGGCGCACCTCCTGCGAATCGCCTAGCGCGTGCGCGACGCGCCATCGTACGAAAACGCTCAACGCGTCGCTCGAGTCCGCCGCCGGGACGCTCGACACGAGCCGGCGCAGCGACGCCGTGTCGCGCAGCCGGGCGTAAAGGAGCGCGAGCATGCGGCGCGACGGGCCGGACGACGGGTCGAGTTGCAGCGCGCGCGAGAACGCTTCGCTCGAGCGTGCCGCGGCGTCACGCATTCCGATGATCTCGCCGTCGTTGTACAAGCTCTCGCCGAGCTCGTACCACGCGTCGGCGCGGTCGGGCGCGAGGCGCACCACCGCGCGCCACGCCTCGAGGATTTCCGAGGCCGACGACGGTTGCGGATATCGCGGGCCCGCGAACGCACGCAAGAACGCGCGATCCGCCGGCGGCAGCGAGGCCTGGTGCGCCCAAGCGATCGCCACGCCGCGATCGTGCTGTTCCGCCGAGTTCGCCTTGTCCGCCGACATCGCCAACCCGAGCGCGGCGAGCGCGAAGCTCGGCTCCTCGGCGAGCGCTTGTCCGTACGCGCGAAGCGCGAGGTTGTAGTCGCTCAACCGATATGCGGCGCGGCCGGCCACGTAGTCGCGCAGCGCCGACGGTGAGATGCTCGGCGGCTCGGGCAGCGACGACGATCGGTCGCCGGATTCTCGCAGAATCAGACCGGCGACGATCTTGTCGACGAGCGCGGTCAAACTGTCGGGCGGGCCGGAGACACGCACCGACGCGGCGATCTGCGACTTGCGCACGTCGACGAGCGTCGCGGCAATCGCCACGGTTCCGTTGGGCGCGGGCTCGATCGAGCCGGCGACGATTTCATCGACGCTCAGCGACTTGGCCAATCGCACGGCGTCGGCGATCGTCGGCGTCGTGGCTCCGTCGTTCATGAATCCGGTCGAGCGCGCGGCGCGCAAGACGCGCGACGGATCCGTCTCTCGCTTTCCGTCGGCGAGGGCGATGCGCGAGCCGAGCAACTCGAGAAGGCCCTCGCGGACATACGAGGCCGATGCGTCCGACGCTTCGACGTGGAACGGCGCGACGGCGACCACAGGCTCATGGTCCGCCGCTCGAGCCGTGGCCAGACGCCACGCCGATGCCGACAACGCGCCGATCGCCACCAGAATCGTGGCGGCAAATCCCATCCACGCCGCTGACGACGCTTTGAGCCGCTTCGTGATGCCCGCGTCGCGATCGTCGCTCGGAACGACGCTCACGCCGATCGTCGAAACGGCCGCCGCATCAGGCGCCGATACGAGCGCCTCCGACGGATGCTCCGATGGAAGGACATCCTCGGTCTCAGTGCTCGGCACTTCTCGCGTCGGCGTCGAACGGCGAAGCTTGACCAACAACTCCGCGACTTCGGGAGCGGGTGGAAGGTCGAGCTCGCTCTGCATCCGGATCTCGTGCCAACGTCCGCGCTGCAGAGCACCGACCTGATCGCCGCTCTCCGCGAGCGCCGTCATGAGTCCCGCCATTGCGACGCCGTTCAGCGGATCCTGATCGGCGAGCCGAATTCGCCACTGGATTTCGCCCTGGCGATCACCGGCCTCGTGGGCTTCGCGCGCGAGCGATTCGAGTGACTGCGCGAACGCGCGCGACAGTCGATCTCGTTCAGTGGCGGCCCAGAACTCGAAGTCAGGATCCCCGTTGAGATAAAAACCATCGAGAAACGGACCGCGGTAGACCTTCACCGCGTCGGCGAGACGGCCCTGCGCGAGTGCGAGCTGGAAGTCGCCGACGTCGGACGTCATCGCGGCGGGATCGATGCGTAAGTCCGCACCGCTAAGAAAGATTCGCTCGACGCCGAGTGCTTTTCTTATATGGTACAGCGACTGGGTGAGCGCGTGTCGCGATTTGTCAGGCTCGCCCTCAGACCAGAGCAGTCCGAGCAGCTTATCGCGAGACATTCCGCGTTCGCCGACGGATGCGAGGATCGTGAGAATCGCGAGCAGGCGACGCTGCCCCGCGGCCCCCGACAGAATCTCCCCGTCCCGCGACAGGTAAACGCTACCAAAGGTGCTGAGTCGAAAGGGGGGGATCATCGGGCCGGCGGCGAGACCGTCTGACATCCATCTGAGGGGGGAACCTTATAGATGGACCGCCGACTACGGAAACGCAACATCCGGCGGCGGCATTCGGTTCGCATTTCTCCCACCCAGACGCACGCGATGTCCGCTGCGGTACCTCTGAACCTGTCCGCTCTGCGCGAGGGGACTTCGCTCGCCTCCGTCGACGCCGCGCCGCAACACGGCATCGCGGTCAGCGTCGTGATTCCGACGCTCAACGAGGCGGCGCAAATCGCTCAAGCTGTCGCCGACCTGTCTTGGGCGAACGAAGTCATCGTCGTGGATGGCGGTTCGACCGATCGGACACCCGCGATCGCTGAAGCGGCTGGGGCGCGCGTGATCATGGTCTGCGGCGAGACCATCGCGGCGCAGCGGAACGCCGGGATCGAGGCGGCCCAGAATCGCTGGATTCTCGCATTGGACGCGGATGAACGCGTCACGTCCCAGCTGCGAGCCGAGATCTCCCAGATCGTGACCGGCCGGAACCCGACGCGCGCGGCCTACCGCATGAAGTTCCGCAACCACTACCTCGGCCGGGAGCTGCACTACGGACCGTGGGGGCGCGATTGGCACGTTCGGCTGTTCACGAACGAGCGTCGCTACGTGTGCCATCGCGTGCACGAGCACCTCGAGCCGATCGAAGACATCGGGACGCTCACCGGCCCGATCGTGCACTATCCGTATCGCGACCTCGCCCACCATGTTGCGAAGATCGTGAAGTATGCGCGGTGGGGGGCGGAGGATTTGTACGCTCGCGGGCGCGAAGCGCGCATGCGCGACTTGGTGGGTCGTCCGGCGTGGCGTTTCTTCCGCGACTACTTCGTGTACTCGGGATGGCGCGACGGAAGCGTCGGCTTCGTGGCTTCGGCGCTCAGCTCCTTCGCGTCGTTTCTGAAATACGCCTTCCTGTTTTCCAGGAGCCGATCGACCGAGGGATGAAGCTCACGATCCTGATGTATCACAAGGTCGATGAGCTTCCGTCGGACGTTCGGACGCCAGGCAACTTCGTCGCGCCGGAGCTCTTCGCGGCGCAGCTCGACGCGCTGCGTGCGCTGGGCTATCGCACGATCGATTTCGCCGACTGGCTCGCCCATCGCGACGGTGGCCGTCCCCTGCCGAAACGACCGCTGATCCTCACATTCGACGACGGGTACACTTGCTTCGACGAGCGGGCGTGGCCGGCGCTCCGCTCGCGCGACATGGGCGCCTGGGTCTTCCTCGTCGCCAGTCAGATCGGCGGCACGAACGCCTGGGACCGCGGCGAGCACTCGTTCCCCCTGCTCGGCCCCGAACGCATCGCCGCGCTGCGGCGCGACGGCGTACGATTTGGGTCGCACGGCGATCTCCACGTGCCGCTGGCCCGCGTCCCGCTCGAACAAGCCGCCGCCGATCTGCGCCGATCCCGAGAGACGTTGAGCGAGCTGCTCGGCCACTCAGTGGACGTCGTGGCGTACCCGTTCAGTAACCAGAGCCGCGCCATCCGCCACGCCGCCCGCGCCGCCGGCTACCGTTGCGCCGTGCGCGGCAAGGGCCGTATGAATTCCGGCCTCACCGACCGCTTCGGCCTCCGCCGCATCAAGATGGATTCGACGATGACCGTCGAGCGCTTAGAGCGGATCCTTTTCGTGGAGCGTTATTTCAGATTTCTATAGACCAGTCGGCGGAACAATGCGCCGTGCGCGCGCTCGACTGCAACTGAACTGCTCACCGCAAGAGACGCGGAGGACGCAGAGACACGCAGAGAGAAGACGACGAGAGGACCGTTTGCAACCGACCCCGGGAAGCCACGCTAGGGCATCCCGGGGTCGCTTCACAATGTCTCGCTGGTGCTTTCCTCCGCGCCTCTCTGCGTCCTCCGCGTCTCTGCGGTCGAGTCGTTGCGGTTTCCGCAGAAGCACAGTCGCGCGCACGGGCTACGCCTTGGGCCGAACCTCGGGACCCAGCACTCGGAGAACGGCCGCTTCCACAGTATCGAGATCTTTTCGGAGCACCTGGTACCGTTCGACAGCGTCGCGGCCGATGCGTTGGTCGACGCGGGCGGTCATGCCGGCGAGATACGTGATTTGCGTCTGGAGGCCCGGGCGGCCGTAGCGGATGCCTTCGTCGGGGCCGAAGAGCGTCGTCGCGAGCGAATCCACCTTGGCGAGAGAGTCGGCGCTGCCGCCGTTGCGCAGGCGTGTCCGGGCCTGGCGCACGCGGTTGGCAACTCGGCCGACCTCGGCGGTCATCTCGCGCATGCGCACGTTGTGCTCGTACTGCTCGCGCAGATCGGCCGTGGTGACGTGGTCGGCGACCAGCCGTGGATCGGGCGTCAACGCCAAGGGCTGCGTATCGCTCCATGTGCCAGCCGACATCTTCACCTTGTACGATCCCGGCGGGAGCATCAGGCCGCCGTCGTTGTTGAAATCCCAGACGAGACGATTCACGCCGGGGTTCGCGCTGAGACGAACCGGCGGCGCGGCGCGACGGAATCCTCCCCCGCCCTCCTCGTCGTCCGGAGCGGCGGCGGGGGCGTCGGCCGACGCAACGCTCGCCGTGGCTTCGCTCGAGTACTTCCGCACTTCGTGGTTCGCCGAATCGAGTATCGAGATGTTGACCGGGCCCGACGGGGCGTGCGCCAGGTAGTACTCGATTGACGCGCCGCTTGGGCCGAACTGCGCCTGCCCCGACGCCGCGGCGCCGGCGCCACCTCCGCCGCCGCCCCCACCGAAGCCGCGCCCTCCGCCGATGCGCGCGCGCACGGCGTCGCGCGGCTTGAAGAGGACCGACGCGGCCGTCGCGGTCTGCGCGTTCACCTGCCGCAGCGACGAGACGTCGTCGAGGATCCACATCGAGCGTCCCTGCGTCGCGACGATCATGTCGTCGTGGTGGATCTTGATGTCGGTGATCGGCACGTTCGGCATGTTGAGCTCGAAGGGCTGCCAGTGCCCACCGTCGTCGTACGAGATGAACAGCCCGAATTCCGTGCCCGCGTAGAGCAGGTGCTCGCGCACCGGATCCTCGCGCACGACTCGCGTCGGCCAATCGGCGGGGATGCCGTTCTTGCCGTCGGTCAGTCGCGTCCACGTGGCGCCGTAGTTTTCAGTCTTATAAATATACGGCTCGAAATCGCCGAGCAGGTAGCGGTACACCGCGTAGTAGGCGGCGCCCTTTCGGTGCGGCGACGTCTCGATGTACTGGACGCGCCCCCCCGTCGGCAGGTCCTTGGGCGTGATGTTCTTCCACGTCTTGCCGTTGTCGCGCGAGATGTAGAACGGACCGTCGTTCGACCCCGTCCAGATGACGCCCGGCTCGGTCTTCGATTCGCTGATCGCGTAGAGCGTGCTGTAGAACTCCTCGCCCGTCACGTCGCGCGTGATCGGCTCGCCGCTTCCGCCTTGGCAGCACGCCGGGTGCGCGGTGAGGTCGGGCGAGATTTTTTCCCAGTGCACGCCGCCGTCCTTGGAGCGGTGCACGAACTGCGATCCGTAGTAGACAACGCTCGAATCCCACGGCGACGTCTCCATCGGCGACACGCGTTGGAAGCGGTAAATGAGATCCTTCGCGTCGTTGCCGTAGAGCGATTGACCGCCGACCCAGTAGTTCTGTTCCTGGCGCGTGTTCATGAACATGCGTCCGAACTGCCCCTTGCACGCACCGTAGACGATCTCCGGATTCTTCGGGTGCGGCATGATCGGCCCCGTCTCGCAGCCCGGTCCGCTCTCGAATGGATCCGTGTTGCCGGCGACGGGATTGCTCGGCACGATCACCGTGCTCGCGTCCTGCTGCGCCCCGTAGAGGCGATACGGCGTCTGCTCGTCGAGCCACACGCCATAGATCTCGGCGGTCGGCTGATTCATTTGCGTCGACCAGGTGCGGCCGCCGTCCTGCGAGACGTTCGCGCCGCCGTCGTTCGACTGGATCATGACCTTCCCGTCGTGCGGGCTGATCCACATGTCGTGATTGTCGCCGTGCGGCGTGCGCATCGACGTCCACGTCGACCCGCCGTCCGTCGACTTGTAGAAGCTCTCCGCGCCGGCGTAGACGATGTCGGCGTTCGTCGGATCGGCGGCGAGCGCGACGTAATAGAAGGGGCGCGTGATGAGCTGACCGTTGCTGCTCACCTGCTTCCACGAGACGCCCGCGTCGTCGGAGCGATAGAGTCCGCCGCCCGGCTTCGCCTCGACGAGCGCGTAGATGCGATTCGGGTTGGCCGCGGTGACGGCGAGATTCGCCTTGCCGACCAACGCCGTCGGCAGGCCGCCGGTGATCTTGGTGAAGTGCTCGCCACCGTCGGTGCTCTTGTAGAACCCGACGCCGGCCGAATTCTGCGCGCCGCTGATGATCGTCCACGGCTTGCGCTGCCCGCGCCACATCCACGCGTATACGATGTCCGGGTTCGCGGGATTGAGCTCGACGTCCGCCGCGCCGACGCTGTCCGACACGAACAGCACCTTCCGCCACGTCTTTCCGCCGTCGGTGGTCTTGAATACGCCGCGCTCGGAGTTCGGCTTGAACGCGTTTCCGATCGCCGCGACCCACACGACGTTCGGGTTCGACGGATGGATGCGCACCGCACCGATCTGACCGGCGTCATACAGGCCGGCGAAGGTCCAGCTGGTTCCCCCGTCGGTGGTTTTGTACACGCCACGGCCGGTGGAGACGTTGCTGCGAATATCGTCGGAGCCGGTGCCGAGGTAGATCGTGTTCGGCTCGGATTCGGAGACGGCGATCGACCCGGTCGACGCGACAGGCACCTTGCCGTCGGTGATCGGCACCCACGAGGCGCCGGCATCGGTCGTTCGGAAGACGCCGCCGCTCGCCACGCCCATATAGAAAGTGCGCGCCTGCGACGGCACACCGGTCACCGTCGTGACGCGGCCGCCGCGCGGCGGACCGACCATCCGGAACCGAAGCCCGTGGAAGAGCATCGTGTCGACGGAGGCGAGTATCGGCGCCGTCGAGTGCGCGGCCGCGGCTCGTTGAGCGCGAGCGAGCGAAGGACGGAAGGCGACGAGAACGGCGAGGATAAACGCAGGACGTCTCATGACAGGCTCGAGGATGGTCGGGGCGAAGAGAAAACTGGCGTGAACGCGCCGAGTTGCCAGTGGGTGCGGCATCAGCGGCGCGCACTAAAGGGGACCTCCGTGGGGCGAACATTCTAGTCGTCAGCGACCGGCGGCAGCGTCAGGCGAAACAGCGCCGTCTGGACTGGCGCCCGTCGCTGACGCTGACGACTAGAGCGCCAGCGGCCACAACAGCCCCCTTTCAGCCGCGCCGCGCCGTTACAAAACCCAACGAGTCGCCCCGCTATCTCGTAGTCTGTCGACTCTTACGCCCTCGAAAGCCGTGGCGTATCGTCAACGGCCCTCAATCCTTCCTCGATGCGCCTTCGTGCTTTCGCCGTAACGAGCCTCGCCGCCTGCGTCGCTGTCCCCGTCGCCGCGCAGCGTACGGCGATTCCGACGCCCGCCTCCATCCTCGGCTTCGAGCCGGGCGCCGACCGGCATCTGCCCAGCTGGAAACAGATCACCGACTACTTCACGGCCCTCGACAAAGCGAGTCCGCGCGTCACGACGCGGGTGCTTGGCAAGACGACGCTCGGCCGGCCGTTCCTCGCGGTCTTCATCTCCGACTCGGCGACGCTGGCGAACCTGGACCATTATCGCGAGATCCAACGGCGATTGATGGATCCGCGGCTTCAGGGGGCGCGTGGCGACCGCGAAAAGCTGATCGACGAAGGAAAAAACGTCATCCTCGTCACGTCGGCGATCCATTCGAACGAGTCGGGCGGCTTCACGACGCCGATCGTCCTCGCGGATCGTCTGGCGCGCGCGCAGGACCGTGAAGCGAAGGAGATCCTCGCCAACACGATCATCATCCTCGTGCCGTCGCAGAACCCCGACGGCGTGGACATCATCGGCGACTACTACCGCTCGACGCTCGGCACGCCGCAGGAGGGACGTGACCCGCCGGTGCTCTACCACAAGTACGTCGGCCACGACGACAACCGCGACTGGTACGCGTTCACGCAGCCCGAGACGCGGTACACGGTGGATTCGCTCTACACGCCGTGGGACCCGGAAATCGTGAACGACATCCACCAGCAGGGATCGAACGCGGGTCGAATCTTCATTCCGCCCTACATGGACCCGATCGAGCCCAACATCGATCCGATTCTCACGGCGGCGACGAACGGCCTCGGCATGTCGATCGTGTGGCGGATGACGAACGAGGGATTCACGGGGATCGGCAGCAACGCATCCTATGACCAGTGGTCGCCGGCGCGGCAATATTCGCTGTATCACCGCGGCGCGCGACTGCTCACCGAGACGGCGAGCGCGCGTCTCGCGACGGCAATCGACATTCCCTTCGACCAGCTCGGCGCCGGTCGAGGGTATGAGGCGAAAACGGTGTCGTGGAATTTCCCGTCGCTCTGGGTGGGCGGGCATTGGGGCTACGGCGACATCGTGCGGTATCAAGTCGCGGCAAGCTGGGCGCTCTTCCTCGACGCGGCGCTCAACCGCCGCGCGTGGCTCGAGGGCTACGCGGCGCAGGCCGATCGCGCGATGGGCGATCTTCCGGCGTGGGGGCGCGACAAGTGGCCATCGGCGATCGTGATTCCGAAGACGCAACCCGATACGCAGGCGCTCCAGCGTTTGATCTGGACGCTCCAGCACGGCCAGGTCGAGGTGCGTGAATCGACCGCGCCGACGACGATCGACGACAAATCGTATCCCGCCGGCAGCTACGTGGTCCTCACGAAGCAGCCGTTCGGCGCCTACGCGAAAGCGCTTCTCGAGCGCCAGCACTATCCGGATCTCTTCGACTACCCGGGCGGGCCGCCGAAGCGCCCGTACGACGTCACCGCGCACACGCTGCCGCTGCTCTTCGGCGTCGACGTCGCGCACGCCATGGACGCTGCGCCCGCGACGGGACCGGTGATCAAGGGGGTGCCCGAGCCGAAGGTCAGCGCGAAGATCTCGTCGTCGAAACGAATCGCGCTGCTGCGCCCGAGCACCAACGAGCCGATCGACGAGGGTTGGACGCACTGGATTCTCGATCTCTACAAGGTGCCGTTCACGCCAATCACCGAGAAAGACGTCGAGCCGGGTTCGTTGAACGACAAGTTCGACGTGATCGTGATTCCCGAAGGCGGCATCGCGGGCGCAGGTGGGCGCGGCGGCGGTGGCGGTGGCGGCCGCGGTGGTCGAGGTGGCGGCGGTGGCGGCGGTGGTGGAGGCGCGGCCGATTCGTTCGCCGCGTTGGACAGCTTCGTGAAAAACGGCGGATCCGTTCTGGCGTTCAACACGGCGTCGACTGCGCTGATCAGTGGACTCAAGCTGCCGGTGAAAAACGTGCTCGCCGGCGTCTCGAGCAATGATTTCTACTGTCCCGGTTCGATACTCGCCGTGGAGCTCGATCGCTCGAGTCCGCTTGTGAAAGGCTTCACATCCAATGTTCCCGCGATTTGGTTTGAGAACGGCCCCGCGTTCGAGATTTCAGACCCCTCCCAAGCGACCGCGGTGGCGACCTATCCCGTTACAGGAAATCCACTCCTTTCAGGGTGGCTCCTTGGCGGGTCGAAGCTCAATGGCAAGGCCGCGCTAGTTGATGTGAAACTGGGCCGCGGGCATGTGGTGCTGTACGGGTTCCGGCCGCAGTATCGCGGCCAGTCGATGGCGACCTACCCGCTGATTTGGAGTGCCATTGGGCAATGAGCCGCGCGTTTCCGCTCGGCTGCACCAAAAACTGACGCTTTGCTGAAACGTTGTGGTGGAGTCCGGGTACGAGTGACACATGTGACTTAGGTCACTTCCCCGCCTCCAAAGGCAGTGAGACGCCCGGTCTCTCTCGCCGGCTCGAACGAAGAACCTTCCTCCTCCGGGCACAGTCGCTCCCTCCTCCGCAGGTCAAATGCAGCATCGCCGGTCTGTTCTCGCGCTTGGGCGCGTCGCAGGCATCACGGGCACCGCGCTTTTCGCGGCGGCCGCGCTCAATTGCACCGCGTACACGGCCGGTGGCCGTGACGGATCGCTCGACGGCTTCACGGAGCCGCGCCGAGCTCCCAGCGATTTCATCTCGCGCGAGGCCGTGCTGTCCGCGGCTCCAGGCACGTACATCGAAGCAGTTCTCGCCGATCGCGACTCGACGATCGAGCGCTGGCCGGCGCGTGTGGCGCAGCCGATCCGCGTCTGGATCGACTCTTCTTCGCTCTGCGACGGCCCGCAGGCCAGCTTCCCGGCGGCCGTTCGTACCGCCTTCACCACGTGGGGCACCGCCGGCATCCCCGTTCGCTTCGCGTTCGTTCCCTCGAGCCGCGACGCCGACATCCGCGTCCACTGGACGACGCACCTCGATCACAAGACCGGTTCAACCACCTGGCGCACCGACCGAAACGGTTGGCTGACGCAGGGCGACATCACGCTGGCCACGCACATCAGCGATGGAATGCCGCTCGATTCACGCGGCATGCGCGCGATCGCGCTCCATGAGGTGGGTCACTCGCTTGGCTTGAGCCACAGCACAAATCCGCAGGACATCATGGCGCCTCTCATTCGTGTGGACGTCTTGAGCTTGTCCGACCGAAACACGATCAAGCTGTTATACTCCTTTCCGGCAGGTCCCATCCACTAACACTCCCCTTTTTTTGTTCACCCCGGCCCCCGGTACAATGCGCAAACTCGGTCTGCTCATCCCCGTCGCCGCGGTCTCGATGCTGGCAGCATGTGACCCACAGGCAGGAAGTAAGCTCAAAGCGCTCGCGCACGCGGATTCGCTGCGCACCGACTCGCTGATCTCGATCAAGAACGACCTCCTGAATGAGGTCATGTCGTCGACACAGTTCGTCAACGACCTCAATAACGAGAT
Above is a genomic segment from Gemmatimonadaceae bacterium containing:
- a CDS encoding BTAD domain-containing putative transcriptional regulator, translated to MIPPFRLSTFGSVYLSRDGEILSGAAGQRRLLAILTILASVGERGMSRDKLLGLLWSEGEPDKSRHALTQSLYHIRKALGVERIFLSGADLRIDPAAMTSDVGDFQLALAQGRLADAVKVYRGPFLDGFYLNGDPDFEFWAATERDRLSRAFAQSLESLAREAHEAGDRQGEIQWRIRLADQDPLNGVAMAGLMTALAESGDQVGALQRGRWHEIRMQSELDLPPAPEVAELLVKLRRSTPTREVPSTETEDVLPSEHPSEALVSAPDAAAVSTIGVSVVPSDDRDAGITKRLKASSAAWMGFAATILVAIGALSASAWRLATARAADHEPVVAVAPFHVEASDASASYVREGLLELLGSRIALADGKRETDPSRVLRAARSTGFMNDGATTPTIADAVRLAKSLSVDEIVAGSIEPAPNGTVAIAATLVDVRKSQIAASVRVSGPPDSLTALVDKIVAGLILRESGDRSSSLPEPPSISPSALRDYVAGRAAYRLSDYNLALRAYGQALAEEPSFALAALGLAMSADKANSAEQHDRGVAIAWAHQASLPPADRAFLRAFAGPRYPQPSSASEILEAWRAVVRLAPDRADAWYELGESLYNDGEIIGMRDAAARSSEAFSRALQLDPSSGPSRRMLALLYARLRDTASLRRLVSSVPAADSSDALSVFVRWRVAHALGDSQEVRRVRAHLGDAPSGALRNIAMTSQFDGIDVPDGDRAIEILARRAITDGERVDVALARHSRALNRGDRVAANAIARDLESFPPGLHAGLRLRVLDALYSGDVPVSARREADALSDHLRAPSTASVADSAVRLADACVVGQWRLETGDVRGARDALAMLRAGGTPAFPVPVGASPSTCATLLDAAIAIESNAPTARERLAHLDSLMLSGPAVGDAMRYANLLVAREYRAAGDSRHALSALLRRSFGRGWPRYKETGLRLQIDLATELGDTAVVRAARERLIPTSR
- a CDS encoding glycosyltransferase family 2 protein is translated as MSAAVPLNLSALREGTSLASVDAAPQHGIAVSVVIPTLNEAAQIAQAVADLSWANEVIVVDGGSTDRTPAIAEAAGARVIMVCGETIAAQRNAGIEAAQNRWILALDADERVTSQLRAEISQIVTGRNPTRAAYRMKFRNHYLGRELHYGPWGRDWHVRLFTNERRYVCHRVHEHLEPIEDIGTLTGPIVHYPYRDLAHHVAKIVKYARWGAEDLYARGREARMRDLVGRPAWRFFRDYFVYSGWRDGSVGFVASALSSFASFLKYAFLFSRSRSTEG
- a CDS encoding polysaccharide deacetylase family protein, coding for MKLTILMYHKVDELPSDVRTPGNFVAPELFAAQLDALRALGYRTIDFADWLAHRDGGRPLPKRPLILTFDDGYTCFDERAWPALRSRDMGAWVFLVASQIGGTNAWDRGEHSFPLLGPERIAALRRDGVRFGSHGDLHVPLARVPLEQAAADLRRSRETLSELLGHSVDVVAYPFSNQSRAIRHAARAAGYRCAVRGKGRMNSGLTDRFGLRRIKMDSTMTVERLERILFVERYFRFL
- a CDS encoding M14 family zinc carboxypeptidase, translated to MRLRAFAVTSLAACVAVPVAAQRTAIPTPASILGFEPGADRHLPSWKQITDYFTALDKASPRVTTRVLGKTTLGRPFLAVFISDSATLANLDHYREIQRRLMDPRLQGARGDREKLIDEGKNVILVTSAIHSNESGGFTTPIVLADRLARAQDREAKEILANTIIILVPSQNPDGVDIIGDYYRSTLGTPQEGRDPPVLYHKYVGHDDNRDWYAFTQPETRYTVDSLYTPWDPEIVNDIHQQGSNAGRIFIPPYMDPIEPNIDPILTAATNGLGMSIVWRMTNEGFTGIGSNASYDQWSPARQYSLYHRGARLLTETASARLATAIDIPFDQLGAGRGYEAKTVSWNFPSLWVGGHWGYGDIVRYQVAASWALFLDAALNRRAWLEGYAAQADRAMGDLPAWGRDKWPSAIVIPKTQPDTQALQRLIWTLQHGQVEVRESTAPTTIDDKSYPAGSYVVLTKQPFGAYAKALLERQHYPDLFDYPGGPPKRPYDVTAHTLPLLFGVDVAHAMDAAPATGPVIKGVPEPKVSAKISSSKRIALLRPSTNEPIDEGWTHWILDLYKVPFTPITEKDVEPGSLNDKFDVIVIPEGGIAGAGGRGGGGGGGRGGRGGGGGGGGGGAADSFAALDSFVKNGGSVLAFNTASTALISGLKLPVKNVLAGVSSNDFYCPGSILAVELDRSSPLVKGFTSNVPAIWFENGPAFEISDPSQATAVATYPVTGNPLLSGWLLGGSKLNGKAALVDVKLGRGHVVLYGFRPQYRGQSMATYPLIWSAIGQ